The following coding sequences lie in one Candidatus Paceibacterota bacterium genomic window:
- a CDS encoding glutaredoxin family protein — protein MKNVSIYTTDTCTYCKMAKELFKEHNIKYNEYNVGTDLEKRQEMIDKSGQLGVPVIVIDDEVMVGFDADTLKQTLGV, from the coding sequence ATGAAAAACGTATCAATTTACACCACCGATACTTGCACCTATTGCAAGATGGCTAAGGAGCTCTTTAAGGAGCACAATATTAAATATAATGAATATAACGTCGGAACTGATTTAGAGAAGCGACAGGAAATGATTGATAAGAGCGGACAGCTAGGCGTGCCTGTAATCGTCATTGATGATGAAGTGATGGTGGGTTTTGATGCAGATACTTTAAAGCAAACTCTCGGCGTATAA
- a CDS encoding type II secretion system protein, with protein MKKLFIRAPACGRRLRNYQISHAGFTLIEILVVIGIIAILAAVVLVAINPARQFKLARDSQRQSNVTAILNAVGQNLAENKGIFTCGSASTSIPNTKTLMKSSGGFDVGPCLVPTYISTLPFDPSATGAHYSSNSDYDTGYTIATDSDGRITISAPATEVASQEISVTR; from the coding sequence ATGAAAAAATTATTTATTCGGGCGCCGGCCTGCGGCCGGCGCCTCAGGAATTATCAGATATCCCACGCCGGCTTCACCCTGATCGAAATTCTGGTGGTCATTGGCATTATTGCCATTCTGGCGGCCGTCGTGCTGGTGGCTATTAATCCGGCGCGGCAATTTAAACTGGCTCGGGACTCCCAACGCCAGAGTAACGTCACCGCTATCCTAAACGCCGTCGGCCAGAATCTGGCCGAAAACAAAGGCATTTTTACTTGCGGTAGCGCCTCTACTTCCATTCCCAACACCAAGACTCTTATGAAAAGCAGCGGCGGTTTTGATGTTGGACCTTGTTTAGTGCCGACTTACATTTCTACCTTACCGTTTGATCCGAGTGCCACTGGCGCACATTATAGCAGTAATAGTGATTACGATACCGGCTACACCATTGCTACCGACTCAGACGGACGCATTACCATTAGCGCACCAGCCACTGAAGTAGCCAGCCAGGAAATTTCAGTGACTAGATAA
- a CDS encoding FAD-dependent oxidoreductase yields MYDLAIIGGGPAGVAAGVYAARKRLKTVLIAKEIGGQSNVSGDIQNWIGTVSISGIDLATSFRKHLLAYAEDVVDLKEGILVKSIEKSGNGFVVKTTGGDFETKTVLVTVGSTRRKIAVPGATEFENKGITYCATCDGPLFASQDVVVIGGGNAAFETAAQLLAYCKSVTLLNRGEEFRADPVTVKKVLSNPKMHAVLNAELVEVKGDKFVKGVIYKNNETGENTEIPVAGVFVEIGLIPSTDFIGELLKKDVYGHIVVDHQTQQTSVAGIWAAGDCTDGLYHQNNIAAGDAVKALEDIYVHLHTK; encoded by the coding sequence ATGTACGACTTAGCAATCATCGGAGGCGGTCCGGCTGGTGTAGCCGCCGGCGTTTACGCTGCGCGTAAACGCCTCAAAACCGTTCTGATCGCCAAAGAAATTGGCGGTCAGTCAAACGTCTCCGGCGACATTCAAAACTGGATTGGTACCGTTTCCATTAGTGGCATTGATCTGGCCACCTCTTTTCGCAAACATCTGCTGGCTTACGCCGAAGATGTGGTGGATTTGAAAGAAGGAATTTTAGTTAAATCTATTGAAAAAAGTGGGAATGGTTTTGTGGTTAAAACCACGGGCGGTGATTTTGAAACTAAAACCGTTCTAGTGACAGTCGGCAGCACGCGGCGGAAAATTGCGGTGCCGGGCGCCACCGAATTTGAAAATAAAGGTATTACTTATTGCGCCACCTGCGATGGTCCTCTTTTTGCCAGCCAGGATGTCGTAGTTATTGGCGGGGGTAACGCCGCTTTTGAAACGGCCGCTCAATTACTCGCCTATTGTAAAAGCGTTACCCTGCTGAATCGTGGCGAAGAGTTTCGCGCCGATCCAGTCACCGTCAAGAAAGTTCTTTCAAATCCGAAAATGCACGCGGTTTTAAATGCCGAATTAGTAGAAGTAAAGGGAGATAAATTTGTGAAAGGAGTGATCTATAAAAACAATGAAACCGGCGAAAACACCGAAATCCCCGTAGCCGGTGTTTTCGTGGAAATCGGGCTCATCCCTTCCACCGATTTTATTGGCGAGCTTTTAAAGAAGGACGTGTACGGGCACATTGTAGTTGATCACCAAACCCAGCAAACTTCAGTCGCCGGCATTTGGGCCGCCGGCGACTGCACCGACGGTCTCTATCACCAAAACAACATCGCCGCCGGCGACGCCGTCAAAGCGTTGGAGGACATCTACGTCCATTTGCACACGAAATAA
- a CDS encoding class I SAM-dependent methyltransferase, with the protein MILTTKASKDYELLDSGEGEKLERYGQYILVRPDPQALWPKNLSVKEWEKAVGRFATDGHSKGSWKFKSKIPESWHIELGTLNFIIKPTPFKHVGIFPEQLSNWQWIEEKVKAAAKTTGQPPAILNLFGYTGGATLAAAQAGASVTHLDSSRSTINWAKQNAEISNLKEKPIRWILDDVRKFLKREVKRAVKYDGIIMDPPAFGRGPNGEVWKIEEHFVELLDLAFLTLSKKPIFFLINGYASGYSAIAYENNLQTLASKFGGQIEKGELTIEESQSKRLLPSGIFARWII; encoded by the coding sequence ATGATTTTAACTACTAAAGCATCAAAAGATTACGAACTTCTTGATAGTGGAGAAGGAGAAAAGCTGGAGCGGTATGGCCAATATATTTTAGTCCGTCCCGATCCACAAGCTCTTTGGCCGAAAAATCTTTCGGTAAAAGAATGGGAAAAGGCCGTCGGTCGCTTCGCGACCGACGGCCACAGCAAAGGCTCTTGGAAATTCAAATCCAAGATTCCGGAAAGCTGGCATATTGAGCTCGGCACTCTGAATTTCATCATTAAACCAACGCCGTTCAAACATGTAGGTATTTTTCCAGAGCAACTTTCAAACTGGCAGTGGATTGAAGAAAAAGTAAAAGCGGCTGCCAAGACCACAGGGCAGCCGCCCGCCATTCTTAACCTCTTCGGTTATACCGGCGGTGCCACTTTAGCCGCGGCTCAAGCCGGCGCTTCGGTTACTCACCTCGACAGCTCAAGAAGCACTATTAATTGGGCTAAACAAAATGCCGAAATTTCCAACCTTAAGGAAAAACCCATCCGCTGGATTTTAGATGATGTTCGGAAATTTCTAAAAAGGGAAGTGAAGCGGGCTGTTAAATACGACGGCATCATTATGGATCCACCGGCTTTTGGCCGTGGTCCGAACGGAGAAGTCTGGAAAATCGAAGAGCATTTTGTGGAGCTTTTGGATTTAGCTTTCCTCACTCTTTCCAAAAAACCAATATTTTTCTTAATAAACGGTTATGCTTCGGGTTATTCTGCTATTGCTTATGAAAATAATCTCCAAACGCTTGCTTCCAAATTTGGCGGCCAAATTGAAAAAGGAGAATTAACTATCGAAGAATCCCAAAGCAAACGACTTTTACCGTCCGGGATTTTTGCAAGATGGATTATATAA
- a CDS encoding DUF817 domain-containing protein, producing the protein MKKLAREFMIFIIKEARACIFAGSFFALLFLSNHIPLFGLARYDFLFLSAVLLQIILFLTKIETWDEIKTIFLFHLIGTLLEVFKTNPAIGSWSYPEAAIFKIATVPLFAGFMYASVGSYIAQAWRILKLELEEPPNYPAMLVLGVLIYLNFFTNHFIPDLRILLIPAVFLLFARTQVFFTVTERRRSMPLALGFCLIAFFLWVAENLSTFWGAWQYPDQVHVWNVVSTNKITSWFLMVIISFIIVAYLKHYKKIH; encoded by the coding sequence ATGAAAAAACTTGCTCGAGAATTCATGATCTTCATCATAAAAGAAGCCCGTGCCTGCATTTTTGCGGGCTCATTTTTTGCTCTTTTATTTCTTTCAAATCACATTCCCCTTTTTGGTTTGGCGAGATACGATTTTCTCTTTTTATCGGCGGTTCTTTTGCAGATTATTCTATTTCTGACAAAAATCGAGACATGGGATGAGATCAAAACTATTTTTCTCTTTCACCTTATTGGAACTCTTTTGGAAGTTTTCAAGACTAATCCAGCTATCGGCTCATGGAGTTATCCCGAAGCGGCTATCTTTAAAATCGCTACCGTGCCGCTCTTTGCCGGTTTTATGTACGCCTCTGTAGGAAGCTACATTGCTCAAGCTTGGAGAATACTGAAACTTGAACTGGAAGAGCCACCAAATTATCCGGCCATGTTAGTGCTGGGAGTTTTAATTTACCTTAACTTTTTCACCAATCACTTTATTCCGGATCTTCGTATTCTACTTATTCCGGCAGTATTTCTTCTATTTGCCCGCACTCAAGTCTTCTTTACAGTTACGGAAAGACGTCGCTCCATGCCGCTTGCTTTAGGCTTCTGTCTCATCGCCTTCTTTCTTTGGGTTGCCGAAAATCTTTCAACTTTTTGGGGCGCCTGGCAATATCCCGATCAAGTTCATGTATGGAATGTCGTTTCTACCAACAAAATCACCTCTTGGTTTTTGATGGTTATAATCAGCTTCATCATCGTGGCTTACTTGAAACATTACAAAAAGATTCATTGA
- the lepA gene encoding translation elongation factor 4, with the protein MENIRNFSIIAHIDHGKSTLADRMLEITHTIEKRKMKEQVLDDMELEREKGITIKMRPVRMEYKNPADGQAYVLNLIDTPGHIDFSYEVSRALKAVEGSILLVDATQGVQAQTLTTLGMARNSGLTIIPVLSKVDSPLARIPEVKEEVAKLLDCPIESILETSGKTGEGVEKLLEEIVKRVPPPSTFDSPVNEGDSKVRGGPKESFRSLVFDFQYSNHKGVIVYVRVFEGKVAKGEELLFRIAEEKFFALEVGVFKPEEAPAPSLGAGEIGYIVTGIKKPGIASVGDTVTLLKRPAEALPGYERPSPVVWASIYPEDADDFDLLRQALGRLRLSDSSFSYEEESSGSLGRGFRCGFLGLLHLEIITERLKREFRLKLIIATPSITYEIKYKNGKTATIYSPSLFPEQNEIESILEPWMRLQIISPSEYLGKITQLLYEHEADLDHSETFGDNRTNLTVLIPLRELMRNFFDELKSVSSGFASLSYEFEEMRPAEVARLDILVADEPVEAFTRVVSTRRVQEEAEKAVEKLYGVLPRQLFVTKIQGRALGRILSSRTLSALRKDVTGYLYGGDITRKMKLLEKQKKGKKKMKERGKVNIPHETFLKMMKS; encoded by the coding sequence ATGGAAAATATTAGGAACTTTTCTATCATCGCCCATATTGATCACGGCAAGTCGACGCTGGCTGATAGGATGTTGGAGATTACCCATACGATTGAGAAACGGAAGATGAAAGAACAGGTATTGGATGATATGGAACTGGAGCGGGAAAAGGGCATTACCATTAAAATGCGGCCGGTCAGGATGGAATATAAAAATCCAGCCGACGGGCAAGCCTACGTTTTAAATCTCATAGATACGCCTGGACATATAGATTTCTCCTATGAAGTCTCCCGAGCTCTAAAGGCGGTAGAGGGCTCTATTCTATTAGTAGACGCTACCCAGGGGGTACAAGCCCAGACTCTTACTACTTTGGGCATGGCTAGAAATTCAGGCCTGACTATTATCCCCGTTTTATCCAAAGTAGATTCGCCTTTAGCTCGTATTCCGGAAGTGAAGGAAGAAGTGGCCAAATTGTTAGATTGTCCGATTGAAAGCATTTTAGAAACCTCGGGAAAAACAGGGGAGGGGGTGGAGAAGCTTTTGGAAGAGATTGTTAAAAGAGTGCCGCCGCCAAGCACTTTTGATTCGCCGGTAAACGAAGGCGATTCAAAAGTGCGTGGCGGTCCAAAAGAGAGCTTTCGCTCCCTCGTCTTTGACTTCCAATATTCAAATCACAAAGGAGTAATCGTCTACGTTCGCGTCTTTGAAGGAAAAGTGGCAAAAGGAGAAGAATTACTTTTCCGTATTGCCGAAGAGAAGTTTTTTGCGCTCGAGGTCGGAGTTTTTAAACCCGAAGAAGCGCCCGCGCCATCTTTAGGCGCGGGCGAAATCGGCTACATCGTCACCGGTATTAAAAAACCCGGTATTGCCTCCGTTGGAGATACTGTTACTTTACTGAAGCGGCCGGCCGAAGCTCTTCCCGGTTACGAAAGGCCCTCACCTGTAGTTTGGGCCTCCATTTACCCTGAAGATGCCGATGATTTCGACTTACTTCGACAGGCCCTTGGAAGATTGCGCCTCTCCGATTCGTCCTTTTCATACGAGGAAGAATCTTCAGGATCGCTGGGGCGCGGTTTCAGATGTGGTTTCTTGGGTTTACTTCACCTTGAAATTATTACTGAAAGATTGAAACGTGAATTTCGCTTGAAATTAATTATTGCCACCCCCTCTATCACCTACGAAATTAAATATAAAAATGGAAAAACGGCTACTATTTATTCACCCTCGCTTTTTCCCGAGCAAAATGAAATTGAAAGTATTCTCGAGCCGTGGATGAGACTGCAAATTATTTCGCCGTCTGAATACTTGGGTAAAATTACCCAACTACTCTATGAGCACGAAGCCGATCTGGATCACTCCGAAACTTTCGGGGATAACCGAACCAACTTAACGGTGCTGATACCGCTGCGGGAACTGATGCGTAACTTTTTTGATGAATTAAAAAGCGTCTCTTCAGGCTTCGCCTCTCTTTCATATGAATTTGAGGAAATGCGACCAGCCGAAGTGGCTCGTTTGGATATTTTAGTGGCGGATGAGCCGGTGGAAGCTTTTACCCGAGTGGTTTCCACTCGGCGGGTTCAGGAGGAAGCGGAAAAAGCCGTGGAAAAACTTTACGGGGTTTTGCCGCGCCAGCTATTCGTTACTAAAATTCAAGGCAGAGCTTTAGGTAGAATCCTTTCCTCAAGAACTCTTTCGGCCTTACGCAAAGACGTTACCGGCTATCTATACGGCGGAGATATCACTCGAAAGATGAAGCTCTTGGAAAAGCAGAAGAAAGGCAAAAAGAAAATGAAGGAGCGCGGTAAAGTAAATATTCCGCACGAAACCTTCTTAAAGATGATGAAAAGTTAG
- the tsaD gene encoding tRNA (adenosine(37)-N6)-threonylcarbamoyltransferase complex transferase subunit TsaD yields the protein MKILGIETSCDETALAIVEAEGGAKPHFKILAEALNSQTKIHEKYGGVFPMMAKREHAKNLIPLLKKIFDQSEVKSQKLKVEFNQEEIEKILEREPELLRQFLAALPALPKPDLEAIAVTVGPGLEPALWVGINFAKVLGIVWDLPVVAVNHMEGHILSVLLESDLTKSENSKLKVESFKFPAVALLISGGHTELVLMKDWQKYEILGQTRDDAVGEAFDKVARMMELPYPGGPEISKLAEEARARHGGGSIANLPRPMIKSKDYDFSFAGLKTAVLYRLRSMTNTEKENPNWKVQLAREFEEAVTEVLVSKTKRALEEFGAKTLIVGGGVIANKHIREAFQALILDFPDSELLIPHSSLSTDNAVMIAVAGYFNYLNKKSASLDFKATGNLALK from the coding sequence ATGAAAATTCTTGGTATTGAAACTAGCTGTGATGAGACGGCTTTGGCGATTGTGGAAGCGGAAGGAGGCGCGAAGCCGCATTTCAAGATCTTGGCCGAAGCTCTTAATTCTCAAACAAAAATCCATGAAAAATATGGAGGCGTGTTTCCGATGATGGCCAAGAGAGAGCATGCTAAAAATCTCATCCCTCTTTTAAAGAAGATTTTTGACCAGTCAGAAGTTAAAAGTCAAAAGTTGAAAGTAGAATTCAATCAAGAAGAGATTGAAAAAATTCTAGAAAGAGAGCCGGAATTGCTGCGACAGTTTCTAGCAGCACTTCCGGCTCTACCAAAACCTGACCTTGAAGCGATCGCCGTTACTGTTGGCCCGGGCTTGGAACCGGCTCTCTGGGTAGGAATCAATTTTGCCAAGGTCTTAGGGATAGTCTGGGATTTGCCAGTGGTGGCCGTCAATCATATGGAAGGACACATTCTGTCAGTTCTTTTAGAATCCGATCTGACAAAATCGGAGAATTCAAAGTTAAAAGTTGAGAGTTTTAAATTTCCAGCAGTTGCTCTTCTTATCAGCGGCGGTCATACGGAACTGGTTTTGATGAAAGACTGGCAGAAATACGAAATTCTCGGACAGACCCGAGATGATGCCGTGGGCGAAGCTTTTGACAAGGTGGCTCGAATGATGGAACTGCCCTATCCTGGCGGGCCGGAGATTTCAAAATTGGCAGAAGAAGCACGGGCGCGGCACGGTGGCGGTTCAATTGCCAACTTGCCGCGACCGATGATCAAATCCAAAGATTATGATTTCTCTTTCGCCGGATTAAAAACGGCAGTTCTTTATCGTCTACGCAGTATGACAAATACTGAAAAAGAAAACCCAAACTGGAAAGTTCAACTGGCCAGAGAGTTCGAAGAAGCCGTAACTGAAGTCTTGGTCTCAAAAACTAAACGGGCGCTGGAAGAATTTGGCGCCAAAACTTTAATTGTTGGAGGTGGAGTTATTGCCAATAAACATATTCGGGAAGCTTTTCAGGCCCTGATTTTAGACTTTCCTGATTCCGAACTCTTAATTCCTCATTCATCTCTCTCTACTGATAACGCCGTCATGATTGCCGTAGCCGGATATTTCAATTATTTGAACAAAAAATCGGCTTCCTTGGATTTCAAAGCAACTGGAAATCTGGCTTTAAAATAA
- a CDS encoding Hsp20 family protein: MAKDKKSFFERLTGSINVDEYEDESEDANSAPERSFNPITNREKATSNWLEEDTGEGELSVDVYQTPREIVIRTMVAGVRREDLDISITRDMVTIKGRRNEEPGISEQDYFHKELYWGAFSRTVLLPHEIEIEGAEAIENQGLLTVKLPKVDKERQAKLRVRAS, encoded by the coding sequence ATGGCCAAAGATAAAAAATCATTTTTTGAGCGACTAACCGGCAGTATCAACGTGGATGAATATGAAGATGAATCAGAGGATGCAAATTCCGCACCGGAGAGAAGTTTCAACCCTATTACTAATCGGGAAAAAGCCACCAGTAACTGGCTGGAAGAAGACACCGGCGAGGGTGAGCTTTCAGTAGATGTTTATCAGACGCCTCGCGAAATTGTGATTAGAACAATGGTAGCCGGCGTACGGCGGGAAGATTTGGATATTTCTATTACCCGAGACATGGTCACCATTAAGGGCCGTCGCAACGAAGAGCCGGGTATTTCGGAGCAGGATTACTTTCATAAAGAGCTTTATTGGGGAGCTTTCTCTCGGACCGTGCTTTTGCCGCATGAAATTGAAATAGAGGGTGCGGAGGCTATAGAAAATCAAGGACTTTTGACCGTTAAGCTGCCGAAGGTAGACAAGGAAAGGCAAGCAAAACTACGAGTAAGAGCATCATAA
- a CDS encoding valine--tRNA ligase produces the protein MIPEKLLKPYNPKETESRIYQIWEASGFFNPDKLPNDRKEPFTIIMPPPNANGHLHAGHALGTTLEDLMIRYKRMQGFKTLWLPGADHAGFETQIVYEKKLEKEGRSRFKMDPKELYQEIYNFTQENKKKMESEIRALGASCDWSREKFTLDPDVIKTVHQTFKKMFDDGLIYRASRLVNWCTKHQTSLSDVETVSKEMTDKLYYLKYGPLVVATVRPETMFGDGAIAVNPEDSRYQKYIGQNITVETPIGQMDLPVVADAAVEMEFGTGALKITPSHDKNDFEIAARHNLPKKEVIDQFGRLNEKTGKYKGLKVLEARKQVVADLESMHLIEKIEDYTHPVPVCYKCETIIEPRELPQWFVKMKPLADLALKAAEENRVIFHPENYKKIFTYWMENTIDWNISRQIVWGIPIPAKICQECGEAFPDLDDSIRKCPKCGGAMVADTDTFDTWFSSGQWPLITLGFPDQSDFKTFYPTSVMESGYDLIFKWIPRMVIFGLYLAKEVPFQHVYLHGLVNDSKGKKMSKSKGNVVSPLELIEKYGTDALRMALIVGNPPGSDMSLDENKIRGYKNFANKIWNIARFVLTNSENYQESGELKLSELQQKQLTEFNKLLKEVTNYFENFQFHLAAENIYHYIWHTFADKIIEESKTTLKENPLGTQWFLRHLLKKSLALLHPFMPFITEEIWSFLPKETAQSDLLMVASWPSNSK, from the coding sequence ATGATCCCCGAGAAACTCCTAAAGCCCTACAATCCAAAAGAAACAGAGTCTCGCATTTACCAAATCTGGGAAGCGAGCGGTTTTTTTAATCCCGACAAGCTTCCAAATGATCGAAAAGAGCCCTTCACTATCATCATGCCGCCACCTAACGCCAACGGCCATCTTCACGCCGGTCATGCTTTAGGCACGACACTGGAAGACCTGATGATCCGATACAAACGAATGCAAGGCTTTAAAACTCTCTGGCTTCCTGGCGCCGATCACGCCGGTTTTGAAACCCAGATTGTTTATGAGAAAAAGCTGGAAAAGGAAGGCCGATCCCGGTTCAAGATGGATCCAAAAGAGCTTTATCAGGAAATCTATAACTTTACTCAGGAAAACAAGAAAAAAATGGAGAGTGAAATCCGCGCTCTGGGGGCTTCCTGCGACTGGTCACGTGAAAAATTTACCCTCGATCCCGACGTCATCAAAACTGTCCACCAGACTTTTAAAAAAATGTTTGACGATGGTTTGATTTACCGTGCCAGTCGGCTGGTAAACTGGTGCACGAAACATCAGACTTCCCTCTCCGACGTAGAAACGGTCTCCAAAGAAATGACGGATAAACTCTATTATCTAAAATATGGACCGTTGGTAGTTGCCACGGTTAGACCGGAGACAATGTTCGGAGATGGGGCGATAGCGGTTAATCCGGAAGATTCCAGATATCAAAAATATATCGGTCAAAACATTACGGTAGAAACACCGATTGGTCAGATGGATCTTCCAGTAGTTGCAGACGCAGCCGTAGAAATGGAATTTGGCACAGGCGCTTTAAAAATTACTCCTTCGCACGATAAAAATGATTTTGAAATTGCCGCTCGACATAATTTGCCGAAAAAGGAAGTCATTGATCAGTTTGGCCGACTAAACGAAAAGACTGGCAAGTATAAAGGTCTTAAAGTGCTGGAGGCTCGCAAACAGGTAGTGGCTGATCTTGAATCCATGCATTTAATTGAAAAAATCGAAGACTACACCCACCCTGTTCCCGTCTGTTATAAATGCGAGACGATTATTGAACCTCGAGAATTGCCCCAATGGTTTGTGAAAATGAAACCCTTGGCCGATTTGGCTTTAAAAGCGGCTGAAGAAAACCGAGTAATTTTTCATCCTGAAAATTATAAGAAGATTTTTACTTACTGGATGGAGAACACTATTGACTGGAATATTTCCCGCCAGATTGTCTGGGGCATCCCCATTCCGGCCAAAATTTGTCAGGAATGCGGAGAAGCTTTTCCCGATTTGGATGATTCTATTCGGAAATGCCCAAAATGTGGTGGCGCCATGGTTGCCGACACCGATACATTCGATACTTGGTTTTCTTCCGGACAATGGCCACTCATTACTTTAGGTTTCCCCGATCAGTCTGATTTTAAGACTTTTTACCCTACCTCGGTAATGGAATCCGGTTATGATTTAATCTTTAAGTGGATTCCGCGAATGGTGATCTTCGGACTCTATCTCGCTAAAGAAGTCCCCTTTCAACATGTTTATCTTCACGGATTAGTTAATGATTCTAAGGGTAAGAAAATGTCCAAGAGTAAAGGCAACGTCGTCAGTCCGCTCGAGCTAATTGAAAAGTACGGTACGGATGCTTTGCGAATGGCTTTGATCGTTGGTAATCCTCCGGGCAGTGACATGTCATTAGACGAAAATAAAATTCGCGGCTATAAGAACTTTGCCAATAAAATCTGGAATATCGCCCGATTTGTTTTAACTAACTCAGAAAACTATCAAGAATCCGGGGAGCTTAAATTAAGTGAACTTCAACAGAAACAATTGACGGAGTTTAATAAACTGCTGAAGGAGGTGACAAATTATTTTGAAAATTTTCAATTTCATTTAGCCGCTGAAAATATCTACCACTATATCTGGCACACTTTTGCTGATAAAATAATCGAGGAAAGCAAGACTACCTTAAAAGAAAACCCCCTAGGGACACAATGGTTTCTACGCCACCTTTTAAAAAAATCCTTAGCACTTCTCCATCCATTCATGCCTTTCATTACGGAAGAAATATGGTCATTTTTGCCAAAAGAAACCGCCCAGAGTGATCTGCTAATGGTAGCAAGTTGGCCAAGCAATTCTAAATGA
- a CDS encoding septum formation initiator family protein, with protein sequence MREFRERKKIKKRIYSKTVVIILAILLALLIEGTWKVFQKERESAANLWRVNNQLSELQARNTALSDDVAALQTDQGIESEIRSKYQVAKSGEQVIVIVDKDNTASSTPPGNFLVRWWDNFLSLFKRKTK encoded by the coding sequence ATGCGGGAATTTCGAGAACGTAAAAAAATTAAGAAGCGCATCTATTCCAAGACAGTGGTAATAATTTTAGCTATTTTACTTGCTCTTTTAATTGAAGGGACCTGGAAAGTTTTCCAAAAAGAACGGGAGAGTGCGGCCAACTTGTGGCGAGTTAATAACCAGCTTTCGGAACTTCAGGCTCGAAATACCGCCCTGTCAGATGATGTGGCGGCCCTCCAGACTGATCAGGGGATTGAGAGTGAGATTCGCAGCAAATATCAGGTGGCCAAGTCAGGGGAGCAGGTCATAGTCATTGTGGACAAGGATAATACAGCTAGTTCAACTCCTCCCGGTAATTTCTTAGTCCGCTGGTGGGATAATTTTCTTAGTCTTTTTAAAAGAAAGACTAAATAG
- a CDS encoding PrsW family glutamic-type intramembrane protease, producing the protein MRLILIIISLLIYPLRILIAALIFTSVHPQVAVWAILGGVVPSCVWLFFWIQEDRLHPEPKKIIWRSFGAGIIAVLIAVGLEHLIQPDPTQATLLIFFIFALVEEIFKYWAAYFSCINTPYNDEPIDPAIYLISAALGFAALENIFFLNTPILQNNLFNSVVTGNLRFLGANLLHVISSATIGIFIAFAFYKPPWQRRLYLIIGLVLAVVLHGLFNFFIIKAGGDLFLIFGAVWLCVILLILVFEKVKTIKRTS; encoded by the coding sequence ATGAGATTAATTTTAATTATCATTTCGCTCCTGATTTACCCTCTGCGGATTTTAATAGCAGCTCTGATCTTCACATCTGTTCATCCGCAGGTGGCCGTATGGGCCATCCTGGGAGGAGTGGTTCCTTCTTGCGTTTGGCTCTTTTTCTGGATTCAGGAAGATCGCCTGCATCCCGAACCAAAAAAAATCATCTGGCGTTCTTTCGGGGCCGGAATCATCGCCGTTTTAATTGCGGTGGGTCTTGAGCATCTAATTCAACCGGATCCTACTCAAGCTACTCTGTTGATATTCTTTATTTTTGCTCTGGTGGAAGAAATTTTCAAATATTGGGCAGCCTATTTTAGCTGCATCAATACGCCTTACAACGATGAACCGATTGATCCGGCAATTTACCTTATCAGCGCCGCGCTGGGATTCGCGGCGCTGGAAAATATCTTCTTTCTAAATACTCCTATCCTTCAAAATAATCTCTTCAATAGCGTGGTAACTGGTAATTTGCGATTTTTGGGAGCTAACCTGCTCCATGTTATCTCTTCAGCTACTATCGGTATTTTTATTGCTTTTGCCTTTTATAAACCACCTTGGCAAAGAAGACTGTATTTAATTATTGGCCTAGTCTTGGCTGTTGTGTTGCATGGACTCTTTAATTTCTTTATAATTAAGGCGGGAGGGGATTTATTTCTAATTTTCGGCGCTGTCTGGCTTTGCGTGATTCTTCTCATTCTTGTATTTGAAAAAGTTAAAACTATTAAACGAACTTCTTAA